A stretch of Henckelia pumila isolate YLH828 chromosome 4, ASM3356847v2, whole genome shotgun sequence DNA encodes these proteins:
- the LOC140860565 gene encoding uncharacterized protein translates to MSIRRPNFEVRIDDSKVIGLRNLLGCNTSPHNKAVEYLNNLMNIPCHIDKVINAQSSEEKQKNRLRLTTTIESIRWLTLQACALRGHDESPASKNRGNFIEMIKFMEKMNESIGDIVLEKAPKNAKYTSPDIQKDILNIISNQVRTKIRKEIGDAKF, encoded by the exons ATGAGTATCCGCCGACCAAATTTTGAAGTCAGAATCGACGATTCCAAAGTCATTGGTTTAAGAAATTTACTTG GATGCAATACTTCACCACATAACAAGGCTGTGGAATATCTTAATAATTTGATGAATATACCTTGTCATATTGACAAAGTGATAAATGCACAATCTTCAGAAGAAAAGCAGAAGAACAGATTACGTCTTACAACAACTATTGAAAGCATTCGATGGCTCACTTTGCAAGCATGTGCACTTAGAGGGCATGACGAATCTCCAGCTTCTAAAAATCGTGGAAATTTTATCGAAATGATAAAATTTATGGAAAAAATGAATGAGAGTATTGGGGACATCGTCTTAGAGAAAGCTCCAAAGAATGCAAAATATACTTCACCAGATATTCAGAAAGATATCTTGAATATTATTTCCAACCAAGTGAGAACCAAGATTCGTAAAGAAATCGGGGAtgcaaaattctga
- the LOC140860564 gene encoding uncharacterized protein: MVATGERDTGRGCNQIGNLLRPGKTRWSSNFDSLCSMIDMYSSVTTVLENMVNDGASNSIRGECINRVFQLIDLDSEIDTRTHKRLELGSSQELNNRFNDETVELLKLICALEPKENFKFFNVDHVYRLAEKFYSLDFDAQDLHHLRLQLDHYKLDVVGHERFQNLSSIFELCRRLVETNKSETYNLIDRLIRLVLTLPISTATTERAFSAMKLVKTALRNKMEAEFFADSMVIYIERDLVEKIDNDLILLEFDSKKNRNSSSVLATCF, translated from the exons ATGGTAGCTACTGGTGAACGTGATACTGGTAGAGGATGTAATCAAATTGGAAATTTATTACGGCCTGGAAAGACTCGTTGGAGTTCTAATTTTGACTCACTTTGCAGCATGATTGATATGTATAGCTCTGTCACTACTGTGTTAGAAAACATGGTGAATGATGGGGCTTCTAATTCTATCCGTGGTGAA TGCATAAACAGGGTATTTCAACTCATTGATCTTGATTCCGAAATCGATACAAGAAcgcacaag agattagaactcgggtcgtcacaagaGCTTAATAATAGATTCAATGATGAGACAGTTGAACTTCTTAAACTTATTTGTGCTTTGGAACCTAAAGAAAACTTTAAGTTTTTTAATGTTGATCATGTTTATCGACTTGCTGAGAAATTCTACTCTCTTGATTTCGATGCACAAGATTTGCATCACTTGAGATTGCAATTGGATCATTATAAACTTGATGTTGTTGGCCATGAAAGATTTCAGAATTTATCATCTATTTTTGAATTGTGTCGAAGATTGGTTGAGACAAATAAGTCAGAAACCTACAATTTGATTGACAG GTTGATTCGTCTTGTTTTAACTCTCCCAATTTCTACTGCAACAACAGAACGAGCATTTTCAGCTATGAAACTTGTTAAAACAGCTCTTCGAAATAAGATGGAAGCAGAGTTCTTTGCTGATTCTATGGTAATCTACATTGAACGGGATTTGGTCGAAAAAATTGATAACGATTTAATCCTTCTTGAGTTTGATTCTAAGAAGAATCGCAACTCCAGTAGTGTTTTAGCTACGTGTTTTTGA